The following proteins are co-located in the Pseudomonas sp. DY-1 genome:
- a CDS encoding class I SAM-dependent methyltransferase: MTQNIYDNPDFFEGYGQLGRSQFGLAGAPEWPALRAMLPEMRGRRVVDLGCGYGWFCRWARENDASKVLGLDVSEKMLERARNSTDDPAILYQRADLEHLVLPEGSFDLAYSSLAFHYVENLAGMFAEVYRALVPDSRLVFSIEHPIYMAPANPGWVLDGKGRKTWPIDGYQMEGPRVTDWLAKGVIKQHRTLGTLLNLLIGTGFRIAHVEEWGPTDEDIAVMPLLAEERERPMMLLVAAER, from the coding sequence ATGACCCAGAACATCTACGACAACCCTGACTTCTTCGAAGGTTATGGCCAGCTTGGCCGCTCTCAATTCGGACTTGCGGGCGCCCCGGAGTGGCCGGCTCTGCGCGCCATGCTGCCGGAAATGCGAGGTCGCCGCGTGGTGGACCTCGGCTGCGGCTACGGCTGGTTCTGCCGCTGGGCACGGGAGAACGACGCTTCTAAGGTGCTGGGGCTGGACGTGTCGGAGAAGATGCTGGAGCGGGCCAGGAACAGCACTGACGATCCCGCGATTCTCTACCAACGGGCCGACCTGGAACACCTGGTCCTGCCTGAAGGCAGCTTCGACCTTGCCTACAGCTCGCTGGCTTTCCACTATGTGGAAAACCTTGCCGGGATGTTCGCAGAGGTCTATCGCGCCCTGGTACCCGATTCCCGCCTGGTGTTTTCCATCGAGCATCCCATCTACATGGCGCCCGCCAACCCGGGCTGGGTGCTCGATGGCAAAGGGCGCAAGACCTGGCCGATCGATGGCTACCAGATGGAAGGCCCACGGGTCACTGACTGGCTCGCCAAGGGCGTGATCAAACAGCATCGCACCCTCGGTACCTTGCTCAACCTTCTGATTGGCACCGGTTTTCGCATTGCCCATGTAGAGGAATGGGGCCCCACCGACGAGGACATCGCCGTCATGCCCTTGCTCGCTGAAGAGCGCGAACGGCCGATGATGCTGCTGGTCGCGGCTGAGCGCTGA
- a CDS encoding DUF2025 family protein: protein MSITSADICNAADALKGFVGFNRKLGKYIVRFSEDSFGMDVPDDSIVPACEFVWTLKTDQVMTLSRECLQILLEQNINDRLNLCDVLLVYLRRTDLAEISAERRRL, encoded by the coding sequence ATGAGCATCACCTCCGCCGATATCTGCAATGCCGCCGATGCCCTCAAGGGCTTTGTCGGCTTCAACCGCAAGCTGGGTAAATACATCGTCCGATTCAGCGAGGATTCGTTCGGCATGGACGTGCCTGACGACAGCATCGTTCCGGCCTGTGAGTTCGTCTGGACATTGAAGACCGACCAGGTCATGACCTTGAGCCGCGAGTGTCTGCAGATCCTGTTGGAACAGAACATCAACGATCGCCTCAATCTGTGCGACGTGCTGTTGGTCTATCTGCGTCGCACCGACCTGGCGGAGATCAGTGCCGAACGCCGGCGTCTCTAG
- a CDS encoding multidrug efflux SMR transporter, with translation MTPTSSWLMLLAAGVLEVAFALGLKSANGLQRPWILAGTLLVLSGSLGLLTLALRHLPVGTAYAVWTGIGAVGTALAGVIWMGDSASAGRLACMGLIVGGVMGLRWLP, from the coding sequence ATGACCCCGACAAGCTCCTGGCTGATGCTGCTCGCCGCTGGCGTGCTGGAAGTCGCCTTTGCCCTGGGCCTGAAAAGTGCCAACGGCCTGCAACGGCCATGGATCCTGGCAGGAACCCTGCTGGTACTCAGCGGCAGCCTGGGTCTGCTGACCCTGGCGTTGCGCCATTTGCCGGTAGGCACCGCCTACGCCGTATGGACTGGAATCGGCGCAGTGGGAACCGCCCTGGCGGGCGTGATCTGGATGGGGGATTCCGCCTCCGCCGGCCGATTGGCCTGCATGGGGCTGATAGTGGGAGGGGTGATGGGGTTGCGCTGGTTGCCCTGA
- a CDS encoding SLAC1 anion channel family protein encodes MTTTFIPPLEQAQVKPLGSASIKNLPVNLFGSVMGLAGLGLGWRLAHQYFGVSPLIGEAIGLFAALVFVALGVGYLAKLLRHRQAVINEFTHPIAGNFFGTIVIAILLLSVVAGPYSEVLAQGLWTVGSVLTLLLGGLVLSRLFNGKQELQHAVPAWLIPGVATLDVAVTGGHMPMAWAAELNLFAMAIGAALALIFFTSIFPRLVHQEALAKPMIPSLMILVAPFEVGFLAYTNLFGIDRFAALLFYFGLFLAIVVGFKVFRRDVHFAPSWWAISFPLAALASAALKYAHEQGSLPLQLIAWASLLFLSAALAVLTFKTLSNLVRGKLLAG; translated from the coding sequence ATGACTACCACCTTCATTCCCCCGCTTGAGCAAGCCCAGGTCAAGCCGCTCGGCAGCGCCTCGATCAAGAACCTGCCGGTCAACCTGTTTGGCTCCGTCATGGGCCTGGCCGGCCTGGGACTCGGCTGGCGCCTGGCCCACCAGTACTTCGGCGTGAGCCCGCTGATCGGTGAAGCCATCGGCCTGTTCGCCGCGCTGGTTTTCGTTGCCCTTGGTGTCGGTTACCTGGCCAAGCTGCTGCGTCACCGCCAGGCAGTGATCAACGAATTCACCCATCCGATTGCCGGCAACTTCTTCGGTACCATCGTCATTGCGATCCTGCTGCTGTCGGTAGTCGCCGGCCCTTATAGCGAAGTGCTGGCCCAGGGCCTGTGGACCGTAGGCAGCGTGCTCACCCTGTTACTCGGTGGCCTGGTGCTGTCGCGCCTGTTCAATGGCAAGCAGGAATTGCAGCACGCTGTGCCGGCGTGGCTGATCCCCGGTGTCGCCACCCTCGATGTGGCGGTCACCGGCGGCCATATGCCCATGGCCTGGGCAGCCGAACTGAACCTCTTCGCAATGGCGATTGGTGCGGCCTTGGCGCTGATCTTCTTCACCAGCATCTTCCCGCGTCTGGTCCATCAGGAAGCGCTGGCCAAGCCCATGATCCCGTCGCTGATGATCCTGGTGGCACCTTTCGAAGTCGGCTTCCTGGCCTACACCAATCTGTTCGGGATCGACCGCTTCGCCGCCCTGCTCTTCTACTTCGGCCTGTTCCTGGCGATTGTCGTGGGCTTCAAGGTATTCCGCCGCGACGTGCACTTCGCCCCGTCCTGGTGGGCCATCAGCTTCCCCCTGGCGGCACTGGCCAGTGCGGCACTCAAGTACGCCCATGAGCAAGGCAGCCTGCCGCTGCAGCTGATCGCCTGGGCCAGCCTGCTGTTCCTCAGCGCTGCACTGGCCGTGCTGACCTTCAAGACCCTGAGCAACCTGGTACGCGGCAAGCTGCTTGCCGGCTGA
- a CDS encoding GlxA family transcriptional regulator: protein MRIALLAFPRVQLLDIVGPADVFAEAAKQLGNPRAYRVEVIGTEAGLLRASNGLRLAVDSTVETHKGKLDTLLVAGGPRVDDIAGNPALHQWLRQQAGSVRRIGSVCSGAFVLAAAGMLRGRRVTTHWNSSARLSEENPETQVESDSIFVKDGNLYTSAGVTAGMDLALAMVEEDHGRELALRVAREMVMFFKRPGGQSQFSAHLAAQTAERSVIRDIQDHVLANLKGDLGVPALAARAGMSERNFARVFKQEAGSTPAEFVELARIDAARRLAEESDAPLKRLADEVGYANVDGFRRAFQRRLGVTPSDYRARFKLDG, encoded by the coding sequence ATGCGAATAGCCCTGCTGGCCTTTCCCCGCGTGCAATTACTGGACATCGTCGGCCCTGCCGACGTCTTCGCCGAGGCGGCGAAACAACTGGGTAATCCTCGTGCCTATCGAGTCGAGGTAATAGGTACCGAAGCCGGTCTGCTCCGGGCAAGCAATGGCTTGCGCCTGGCGGTGGATTCCACCGTGGAAACCCACAAGGGCAAGCTCGACACTCTGTTGGTGGCGGGCGGCCCCCGGGTCGATGACATCGCCGGCAATCCGGCGCTGCATCAGTGGCTGCGCCAGCAGGCGGGCTCGGTCAGGCGGATCGGGTCGGTATGCAGTGGTGCTTTCGTCCTAGCCGCCGCCGGCATGCTGCGCGGGCGTCGGGTGACCACTCACTGGAACAGCAGCGCACGCCTGTCGGAAGAGAATCCAGAAACCCAGGTCGAGTCCGACAGCATCTTCGTCAAGGACGGCAACCTCTATACCTCCGCCGGTGTCACGGCGGGGATGGACCTGGCCCTGGCCATGGTGGAGGAAGACCACGGCCGCGAGTTGGCGCTGCGCGTTGCGCGGGAAATGGTGATGTTCTTCAAGCGGCCCGGTGGCCAGTCGCAGTTCAGTGCCCACCTGGCGGCGCAGACCGCCGAGCGCTCGGTGATCAGGGACATCCAGGACCATGTGCTGGCCAATCTGAAGGGCGACCTTGGAGTGCCGGCCCTGGCCGCTCGGGCCGGCATGAGCGAGCGCAATTTCGCCCGGGTGTTCAAGCAGGAGGCGGGGTCCACACCGGCCGAGTTCGTCGAACTGGCGCGCATTGACGCCGCACGGCGCCTGGCCGAAGAGTCCGACGCTCCCCTGAAACGGCTCGCCGATGAGGTGGGCTACGCCAACGTCGATGGCTTCCGGCGCGCTTTCCAGCGCCGTCTGGGGGTAACACCCAGCGATTACCGGGCGCGTTTCAAGCTGGATGGTTGA
- a CDS encoding isoprenylcysteine carboxylmethyltransferase family protein produces MSRPRLLLVTLAGILAYLGLAILGLGGFAVFFGHPPLVALTLVLFMLAGLAPFSEGNLSSGEREDRHNRWVLPVFGIIGLLSAFLPAYTDRLDVWTFGGDGVRWLGVLLFAAGGVLRIWPVFVLGNRFSGLVAIQPGHRLVTDGIYGLIRHPSYLGLMIASLGWALAFRSGVGLMLVALTLPPLLARIHAEEALLRTEFGEEYEAYCARTSRLIPGVY; encoded by the coding sequence ATGTCCCGGCCCCGCCTGCTGCTCGTCACCCTCGCCGGCATCCTCGCCTATCTGGGCCTGGCCATCCTGGGCCTGGGCGGGTTCGCGGTCTTCTTCGGGCACCCGCCGCTGGTGGCCCTGACCCTGGTGCTGTTCATGCTGGCGGGCCTGGCGCCCTTCTCCGAGGGCAATCTCAGTAGCGGCGAGCGGGAAGACCGGCACAACCGCTGGGTGCTCCCGGTGTTCGGCATCATCGGCCTGCTCAGCGCCTTCCTGCCGGCCTACACCGATCGGCTCGATGTCTGGACCTTCGGCGGCGACGGCGTCCGCTGGCTGGGCGTCTTGCTGTTCGCCGCCGGTGGCGTACTGCGGATATGGCCGGTGTTCGTGCTGGGTAACCGCTTCAGTGGACTGGTGGCGATCCAGCCTGGCCACCGCCTGGTGACCGACGGCATCTACGGGCTGATCCGCCACCCCAGCTACCTGGGCCTGATGATCGCGTCGCTCGGCTGGGCCCTCGCCTTCCGTTCCGGCGTCGGCCTGATGCTGGTGGCCTTGACGCTACCACCGCTGCTGGCGCGCATCCACGCGGAAGAAGCCTTGCTGCGTACCGAATTCGGCGAGGAGTACGAAGCCTATTGCGCGCGCACTTCGCGATTGATTCCCGGGGTCTACTAG
- a CDS encoding GlxA family transcriptional regulator, translating to MKTMLEIGLLLYPGAQLAAAHGLSDLFTVANRMATEHTDADLPLLRVKHWTVVENGEIRCTHDSHPDAESVPTVVILPPCLGALPPTETLQPFADWLKGQHANGVTLSSVCAGAFVLAQTGLLAGRVLTTHWSLAKDLVQQFPEVKVDADKLVVDDGDIITAGGVMAWTDLGLALVDRLLGPTIAAEAARFLVLDLTRHSQQYFRRFTPRLTHGDEAVLKVQRWLQRHDARQVSLPAMAAEAGLGERTFLRRFQQATGLRPTEYCQQLRAAKARELLELTNRSVDQIAWEVGYQDPAAFRKVFNKMVGLSPTDYRRRFGRRSQGET from the coding sequence ATGAAGACCATGCTGGAGATCGGCCTCCTGCTCTATCCGGGCGCCCAGCTCGCGGCGGCCCATGGCCTCTCCGACCTGTTCACCGTGGCCAACCGCATGGCCACCGAGCACACCGACGCTGATCTGCCGTTGCTGCGGGTCAAGCACTGGACGGTCGTCGAGAATGGCGAAATCCGCTGCACCCATGACAGTCATCCGGACGCCGAGAGCGTGCCCACCGTGGTGATCCTTCCGCCCTGCCTGGGCGCCCTGCCTCCCACTGAAACCCTGCAACCTTTCGCCGACTGGCTCAAAGGTCAGCACGCCAACGGCGTCACCCTGAGTTCGGTGTGCGCCGGAGCCTTCGTGCTGGCCCAGACCGGACTGCTGGCTGGCCGCGTCCTGACCACTCACTGGAGCCTGGCCAAGGACCTCGTGCAGCAATTTCCCGAAGTGAAAGTGGATGCCGACAAGCTGGTGGTGGATGACGGCGACATCATCACCGCCGGGGGCGTGATGGCCTGGACGGACCTGGGTCTGGCCCTGGTCGATCGCCTCCTGGGGCCGACCATCGCCGCGGAAGCAGCGCGCTTCCTGGTGCTCGACCTGACCCGTCACTCCCAGCAGTACTTTCGCCGTTTCACTCCGCGCCTCACCCACGGCGACGAGGCGGTGCTCAAGGTGCAGCGCTGGCTTCAACGCCACGACGCGCGCCAGGTCAGCCTGCCTGCCATGGCCGCCGAGGCCGGGCTGGGCGAGCGCACCTTCCTGCGCCGCTTCCAGCAGGCAACCGGACTACGACCAACCGAGTACTGCCAGCAACTTCGCGCGGCCAAAGCCCGCGAGCTGCTGGAACTGACCAACCGCTCCGTGGACCAGATCGCCTGGGAAGTCGGCTACCAGGACCCGGCGGCGTTCCGCAAGGTGTTCAACAAGATGGTCGGGCTATCGCCCACGGATTATCGACGCCGGTTCGGACGCAGGAGCCAGGGGGAAACCTGA
- a CDS encoding cysteine hydrolase family protein: MSKQAVIVVDIQNDYFPGGLWTLHGVDAAADNAARVIDGARGAGDLVVHIRHEFPTQDAPFFRPGSEGAQIHQKVINTPDEHVVLKNFINSFRDTDLKAVLDRNGVEKVTIVGNMSHMCVDGITRAAVDYGYTATVIHDACASRDLEFNGKVVPAEQVHAAFMAALGFGYAKVVSTDEYLAQQGR; encoded by the coding sequence ATGAGCAAACAAGCCGTTATCGTAGTCGACATCCAGAACGATTATTTCCCCGGCGGCCTGTGGACGCTGCATGGCGTCGATGCTGCGGCCGACAATGCTGCGCGGGTCATCGACGGTGCTCGCGGCGCCGGCGACCTGGTGGTGCATATCCGCCATGAGTTCCCGACTCAGGATGCGCCATTCTTCCGTCCTGGCTCCGAGGGCGCGCAGATCCATCAGAAAGTCATCAACACGCCTGACGAGCACGTGGTGCTGAAGAACTTCATCAATTCCTTCCGCGATACCGACCTCAAGGCGGTGCTCGATCGCAATGGCGTGGAGAAGGTCACCATCGTCGGCAACATGAGCCATATGTGCGTCGATGGCATCACCCGCGCCGCAGTCGACTACGGCTACACAGCCACCGTGATCCACGATGCCTGTGCCTCCAGGGATCTGGAATTCAACGGCAAGGTGGTGCCGGCAGAGCAGGTGCACGCCGCGTTCATGGCGGCCCTGGGTTTTGGCTACGCCAAGGTGGTTTCCACTGACGAGTACCTCGCACAGCAGGGTCGGTAA
- a CDS encoding NADPH-dependent F420 reductase — MKSIGIIGAGAIGSAFARALARQGVEAVIANSRGPQSLAELVGELGPGIRAGTREHAAAQDIVLVAVNWSKLPTALAGLPDFAGRIVIDANNPIEAPLFKPVDLHGRLSSEVFTDLVPGARVVKAFNHLQPHLLSGNPASEGGRRVLFHSGDEAGARAEVGALIERLGFCAIDLGQLAIGGRLVQFPGGPLPALNLVRFG; from the coding sequence ATGAAAAGCATCGGAATCATTGGTGCCGGCGCAATCGGCTCAGCCTTCGCCAGGGCCCTCGCCCGCCAGGGCGTGGAAGCGGTGATCGCCAACAGCCGAGGGCCGCAATCCCTTGCAGAACTGGTCGGCGAACTCGGCCCGGGCATCAGGGCAGGTACGCGCGAACACGCAGCGGCGCAGGACATCGTGCTGGTGGCGGTGAACTGGTCGAAGTTGCCGACGGCCCTGGCTGGCCTGCCGGACTTCGCCGGACGCATCGTGATCGACGCCAACAACCCCATCGAAGCACCACTGTTCAAGCCGGTGGATCTGCATGGCCGACTGTCCAGCGAGGTTTTCACCGACCTGGTGCCTGGCGCTCGGGTGGTGAAGGCCTTCAATCACCTGCAACCCCACTTGCTGTCGGGCAATCCGGCCAGTGAAGGCGGTCGTCGCGTGCTGTTCCATTCTGGTGATGAAGCTGGTGCCAGGGCCGAAGTCGGCGCCTTGATCGAGCGCCTGGGATTCTGCGCCATCGACCTCGGCCAATTGGCCATCGGTGGCCGTTTGGTGCAATTCCCCGGTGGCCCGCTGCCGGCGCTCAACCTGGTGCGCTTCGGCTGA
- a CDS encoding SDR family NAD(P)-dependent oxidoreductase, translated as MTTTLPLTGKIALVTGGSRSIGAAIAKRLAADGAAVAITYSASPDKAAEVVRTIQTSGGRAVAIQADAGNPAAVRAAITETVESLGGLDILVNNAGLGLGGAIDEIAFETYERMLAVNVTGVFVATQEAMRHMPAGGRIVHIGSSMTHYAAFPTASLYTLTKGAIAGFNRSLVRDLGPRGITVNTVHPGPTDTDMNPDGGPVSQIVGPGIAIGRYGKPEEIANVVAFLASPEASFVTGADIIADGGFTA; from the coding sequence ATGACCACTACCCTTCCCCTCACTGGCAAGATTGCCCTGGTAACTGGCGGCTCCCGCTCCATTGGCGCCGCTATCGCCAAGCGCCTGGCCGCCGACGGCGCCGCCGTCGCCATCACCTATAGCGCCTCGCCCGACAAGGCAGCTGAAGTGGTGCGCACTATCCAGACCAGCGGCGGCCGCGCTGTCGCCATCCAGGCCGATGCCGGCAACCCCGCCGCCGTGCGCGCCGCCATTACCGAAACAGTGGAATCCCTTGGCGGACTAGACATCCTGGTGAACAACGCCGGACTAGGCCTGGGTGGCGCCATCGACGAGATCGCCTTCGAAACCTACGAGCGTATGCTGGCCGTCAACGTCACCGGCGTATTCGTCGCCACCCAGGAAGCCATGCGCCATATGCCGGCCGGTGGTCGCATCGTGCATATCGGCTCGTCCATGACCCACTACGCAGCCTTCCCGACCGCCTCCCTCTACACCCTGACCAAGGGCGCCATCGCCGGTTTCAATCGCAGCCTGGTGCGCGACCTCGGTCCACGGGGCATTACGGTGAACACCGTGCATCCCGGTCCCACCGACACCGACATGAACCCCGACGGGGGCCCGGTCAGCCAGATCGTCGGACCCGGTATCGCCATCGGCCGCTATGGCAAGCCGGAAGAAATCGCCAATGTGGTGGCCTTCCTCGCCAGCCCGGAAGCGTCGTTCGTCACCGGTGCCGACATCATCGCCGATGGCGGTTTCACGGCCTGA
- a CDS encoding LysR family transcriptional regulator codes for METLANLESFVRSAETGSFSAAARRLALTPAAVSRNVAMLERNLSVRLFQRSTRKLTLTEAGERFLDAIGGNLEALQAAIAAVGNDQGEPAGVLKLSMAPSFGMTHILPLLPAFRARYPQVRPEWHLENRPVDLIAEGYDLAIGGGFELAQGVVARPLAPAHIIPVAAPAYLAGRVLPSAPAGLLEFDGIVLRSARSGRARHWSLRDAAGNETAAPLAETIMLNDPTAMREVALLGLGVAMLSVPDALPWLERGELVRLLPNWYADAGTISLYYPSRSLLPAKTRAFIDFLVEHFQRERLDRRFAATPGAQTA; via the coding sequence ATGGAAACCCTCGCCAACCTGGAATCATTCGTCCGCAGTGCCGAGACCGGCAGCTTCTCGGCCGCGGCGCGCCGCCTGGCCCTGACACCCGCCGCCGTCAGCCGCAACGTTGCCATGCTGGAGCGCAATCTCAGCGTGCGCCTGTTCCAGCGCTCCACTCGCAAACTCACCCTGACCGAAGCCGGAGAACGCTTTCTTGATGCCATCGGCGGCAACCTGGAAGCCCTCCAGGCGGCCATCGCCGCTGTTGGCAATGACCAGGGCGAGCCGGCCGGGGTGCTCAAACTGAGCATGGCGCCGAGCTTCGGAATGACCCACATCCTGCCGTTGCTGCCGGCCTTTCGGGCGCGTTACCCACAGGTACGCCCGGAATGGCATCTGGAAAACCGCCCGGTGGACCTGATCGCCGAAGGCTACGACCTGGCCATCGGCGGCGGTTTCGAACTGGCCCAGGGCGTAGTGGCACGTCCGCTTGCTCCAGCCCACATCATCCCGGTGGCGGCGCCGGCCTATCTTGCGGGCCGCGTGCTGCCCAGCGCACCGGCAGGGTTGCTCGAGTTCGACGGCATTGTCTTGCGCTCCGCGCGTTCCGGGCGGGCGCGACATTGGTCCCTGCGCGATGCCGCCGGCAACGAAACCGCCGCGCCATTGGCCGAGACCATCATGCTCAACGACCCCACCGCCATGCGCGAAGTGGCCCTGTTGGGGCTCGGCGTAGCCATGCTGTCGGTACCCGACGCGTTGCCTTGGCTCGAGCGAGGTGAACTGGTGCGTCTGCTGCCCAACTGGTATGCCGATGCCGGTACCATTTCCCTCTATTACCCCAGCCGCAGCCTGCTGCCGGCCAAGACCCGCGCCTTTATCGATTTTCTCGTCGAACACTTTCAGCGCGAGCGGCTGGACCGGCGCTTCGCCGCAACCCCCGGCGCGCAAACCGCCTGA
- the hisN gene encoding histidinol-phosphatase codes for MNDQTLPSEYLEFAEELADAAARVTLTYFRLPLEVENKEAERFDPVTLADKGAERAMRALIGERYPGHGVLGEEEENIAGEEPWTWVLDPVDGTRSFISGIPLWGTLIALNDGTRPALGMMDQPFTRERFVGDGSSASLNGRPIQTRACGKLADATLMVTSPEHFQQSPYRDVFEKLSSEVRLVRYSGDCYAYCMLALGLVDVVLDPGLKPYDIQALMPIIQGAGGVVSRWDGGDAQDGGDVIACGDSRLHAQILELMQSL; via the coding sequence ATGAACGATCAAACCCTTCCCTCCGAGTACCTGGAATTCGCCGAAGAACTGGCTGACGCCGCGGCCCGGGTCACCCTGACGTACTTCCGCCTCCCGCTGGAGGTGGAGAACAAGGAGGCTGAGCGTTTCGACCCCGTGACCCTGGCCGACAAGGGCGCAGAGCGGGCCATGCGTGCGCTGATCGGCGAGCGCTATCCCGGTCACGGTGTCTTGGGCGAGGAAGAAGAGAACATTGCGGGCGAAGAGCCCTGGACCTGGGTGCTGGACCCGGTGGATGGCACTCGCTCGTTCATCAGTGGCATTCCGCTCTGGGGCACGTTGATCGCCCTCAACGACGGCACCCGCCCAGCGCTGGGCATGATGGATCAGCCCTTCACCCGCGAGCGCTTTGTCGGTGACGGCAGCAGTGCATCGCTCAACGGCCGGCCCATCCAGACCCGCGCCTGCGGCAAGCTGGCCGATGCGACGCTGATGGTCACCAGCCCCGAGCATTTCCAGCAGTCGCCGTACCGCGATGTGTTCGAAAAGCTTTCGAGCGAGGTACGCCTGGTGCGCTACAGCGGTGACTGCTACGCCTATTGCATGCTGGCTCTGGGGCTGGTGGACGTGGTCCTCGATCCTGGACTCAAGCCTTATGACATTCAGGCGCTGATGCCGATCATCCAGGGCGCCGGTGGAGTGGTTTCCCGCTGGGATGGTGGCGACGCGCAGGACGGTGGCGACGTCATCGCCTGCGGCGATTCGCGCCTGCATGCGCAGATCCTGGAGCTGATGCAGTCGCTGTGA
- a CDS encoding cold-shock protein, which translates to MSNRQSGTVKWFNDEKGFGFITPAEGADLFVHYRSIESSGFKSLSEGQQVTFEVVRGQKGLQADKVQVV; encoded by the coding sequence ATGTCCAATCGTCAATCCGGCACCGTCAAGTGGTTCAACGATGAAAAAGGCTTCGGCTTCATCACCCCGGCAGAAGGCGCTGATCTGTTCGTTCACTACCGTTCGATCGAAAGCTCCGGCTTCAAGAGCCTCAGCGAAGGCCAGCAAGTGACTTTCGAAGTCGTACGTGGCCAGAAAGGCCTGCAAGCGGACAAAGTTCAGGTAGTCTGA
- a CDS encoding methyltransferase, with amino-acid sequence MPGYQVRFQDISVGDMDFHIRSLLDHQQYHDPELEAENLGISPESWPLFGQVWPSGQVLAHTMLTMELQGKRILEVGAGLALASLVVHRRGGNVTASDYHPLIPDFLAENLRLNDLGPINYQVAKWSDVNDDLGLFDMIIGSDVIYEREQPALLADFIDRHSADLVDVYIVDPNRPNRSKFCREMAELEYASQITCMNRVMNNGEAYKGSLLHFQRDDSRFNQ; translated from the coding sequence ATGCCGGGCTATCAAGTCAGATTTCAGGATATATCAGTAGGGGATATGGACTTTCATATCCGCTCATTGCTCGACCATCAGCAGTATCACGATCCGGAACTCGAGGCGGAAAACCTCGGAATATCCCCCGAAAGTTGGCCATTGTTCGGTCAGGTCTGGCCGTCCGGACAGGTCCTGGCGCACACCATGCTGACGATGGAGTTGCAGGGTAAGCGCATCCTTGAAGTGGGCGCCGGCCTGGCCTTGGCCAGCCTTGTCGTACACCGGCGGGGCGGCAACGTTACGGCCAGTGACTACCACCCGTTGATCCCCGACTTTCTGGCGGAAAACCTGCGCCTGAACGATCTCGGGCCGATCAATTACCAGGTCGCCAAATGGTCCGACGTCAATGATGACCTGGGGCTGTTCGACATGATCATCGGCAGCGATGTCATTTACGAGCGTGAACAGCCGGCGTTGCTCGCCGACTTCATCGACCGACATTCGGCGGATCTGGTGGATGTCTACATCGTCGATCCCAATCGCCCGAACCGCTCGAAGTTCTGCCGGGAAATGGCCGAACTCGAATACGCGTCGCAGATCACCTGCATGAATCGCGTGATGAACAACGGCGAAGCCTATAAAGGTTCGCTGCTGCACTTCCAGCGCGATGACTCCCGCTTCAATCAATGA
- a CDS encoding isochorismatase family cysteine hydrolase, which translates to MTYLRESTGLLLVDPYNDFLSEGGKLNGLAKPVADAVGTLDNLRRVVAAARKAGIQVFYVPHHRARPDDLKGWTHPSPYQLGAARAQVFAAGTWGGEWHPDFQPLDGDVLVHEHWGGSGFANTDLDFQLKQHGVQQVILVGMLANTCIESTGRFAAELGYHVTLVTDATAAFSTEAMHAAHELNGPTYAHAILNTEEVLAALAPNPSS; encoded by the coding sequence ATGACCTACCTACGTGAAAGCACCGGCCTGTTGCTGGTGGACCCATACAACGATTTCCTCAGCGAAGGCGGCAAACTCAACGGCCTGGCCAAACCAGTGGCCGATGCCGTGGGTACCCTGGATAACCTGCGTCGGGTCGTGGCTGCGGCGCGCAAGGCGGGCATCCAGGTGTTCTACGTTCCCCATCACCGGGCACGCCCCGACGACCTCAAGGGCTGGACGCATCCCAGCCCGTACCAACTCGGCGCCGCCCGCGCCCAGGTGTTCGCTGCGGGTACCTGGGGTGGTGAATGGCACCCGGACTTCCAGCCCCTTGACGGTGACGTGCTAGTGCATGAGCACTGGGGGGGCAGCGGTTTCGCCAATACCGACCTGGACTTCCAGCTCAAGCAACACGGCGTGCAGCAGGTGATCCTGGTGGGCATGCTGGCCAATACCTGCATCGAATCCACCGGACGCTTTGCCGCGGAGCTGGGCTACCACGTGACCCTGGTGACGGACGCGACGGCGGCGTTTTCAACGGAAGCCATGCACGCGGCCCATGAGCTGAACGGGCCGACCTATGCCCATGCGATCCTCAATACCGAGGAAGTGCTGGCGGCCCTCGCTCCCAACCCCTCTTCCTGA